The genomic region ATCACCGAGCGGTTCGCGACGGAGCCCGATTTCACCTGGCGTGGCGCCGATTTGATGGCGAACTAACCGCAAACGACATAGCCGGCCGGAGGCACCCCGAGGGTGCCTCCGGCCGGCTTTTCGCTACCCAACCCCACTCGCGCCCCGCGCCCCGCGCCCCGCGCCCCGCGCCCCGCGCCGAAGACCGTGCTCGAGCCAGGATGTAGTGGCCTCACGCCGCGCCGACACCACTGCATCCACGATCCAGCGTGAACTTGCGCCCGGGGCGCCCCAGCCACACCATCCGTTACGGGCGGGAAAGGTGAGCGTCAGAGGGTCTGGACTGTGGCTATGCGTTCCTCTAGCTGCTCGATCGTTGCCTGTGCGCTCGGCGGTCCCCCGCAGAGCCGCCGCAACTCCGCATGGATCTTGCCGTGGGGCTGGCCGGTGCGGTGGTGCCGAGCGGCCACCAGAGCGTTCAGTTGCCGCCTCAGGGCCACGCGACGCTGGGCGGCGCTCATGGGTGCCGGGGGCGCTGCCGTGGGCGCAGCGGCCGGCTGAGCGGCCCGCTCGGCGGTACGACGGCGCTGGGCGGCCAGTTGCTCGGTCTGCCGCTTGGTGAGCAGCAGCGAGACCTGGTCGGCGGTGAGCAGACCGGGCAGGCCGAGGTATTCCTCCTCCTCGGGGGTTCCCGCCTGCGCCGCGGTGCCGAAGGACGCGCCGTCGAAGATCACCTGGTCCAGTTCGGCGGTGGCCGAGAGGGCGGCGAACCGCTTCTCCAGCTCACCGCTTGCCTGGTCGTCACGCTGCGCGCGTTCCAGCAGGTCGTCGTCGAGGCCGTCGGCTTCCTTGGGCTTGCCGAGCACGTGGTCCCGCTCGGTCTCCATCTCGCTTGCCAGCCCGAGCAGGTGCGGCACGCTGGGCAGGAAGACCGAGGCGGTCTCGCCGGGCCGGCGGGCCCGGACGAACCGGCCGATGGCCTGCGCGAAGTAGAGCGGGGTGCTGGCGCTTGTGGCGTACACGCCGACCGCGAGTCGGGGGATGTCGACGCCCTCGGACACCATCCGCACCGCGACCAGCCACCGTTGCTCGGACGCCGCGAACGTCGCGATCCGCGCGGACGCGCCCTGGTCGTCGGAGAGCACCACGGCGGCCTTCTCGCCGGTCACCTGCTCGATGAGCTTCGCGTACGAACGGGCGGTCTGCTGGTCGGTGGCGATGATCAGGCCACCGGCGTCGGGCATGCCCGCGTTGCGGAGCACTGTGAGCCGGGCGTCGGCGGCGCGCAGCACCTGCGGCATCCAGTCCCCGGCCGGGTCCAGCGCGGTACGCCATGCCTGCGCCACCAGGTCCTGCGTCATGGGCTCACCGAGCCGGGCCGCCAGTTCCTCCCCCGCGTTGGTGCGCCAACGGGTCTCCCCGGAGTACGCGAGGAAGAGCACCGGCCGTACGACGCCGTCGCGCAGGGCGTCGGAGTAGCCGTACACCGAGTCGGCGCGGGAGCGCAGCAGCCCGTCCCCGCCCCGCTCGTAGCTGACGAACGGGATCGGGTTGTCGTCGGAGCGGAACGGGGTCCCGGTGAGCATCAGCCGGCGTACGGCAGGTTCGAAGGCGTTCTTCACCCCGTCGCCCCAGGACCGGGAGTCGCCGGCGTGGTGGATCTCGTCGAGGATGACGAGGGTGCGTCGGGTCATTGTGCGCCGCCTGTGCACCTGCGGGGCCATTCCCACCTGGGCGTAGGTGACCACCGCGCCGTGGAAGTCGGCAGCGGAGTGCAGGTCGGCGTTGCGGAACGCGGCGTCGAGTTGGATGCCGACCCGGGCGGCGGCGTCCGCCCACTGGTTCTTCAGATGCTCGGTGGGCGCGACAACTGTGACGGCCTCGACGGTGCCGTCGGCGAGGAGTTCGGCGGCGATCCGCAGGGCGAATGTGGTCTTTCCGGCACCGGGGGTGGCGACCGCTGTGAAGTCCTCGGTGCGGCGGCGCAGGTACTCCACGAGGGCTTTGCGCTGCCATGCGCGCAGTGCCGGGAACGTCTCGAGCACCGGCGTCCGGGCTGCCACGCGAAGCTCCTCTCCGACCGCACGACGGCGGATCCGGGGCGAGGGCCACGAGTACCGCCGCCCATGAAAACGCCTCCGCGCAGAAGCTGCCGCGAAGGCCGACTCAGCATAACCAGCGCGGGCCGCACAGCCCAGGCGACGCCACGCTGGTCACATCCGTCACTCCGGCCTGCGGTGTCACCACTCCCGGTCGGTACGCGGATCAGCCCCGCCGGTGCGTGGCGGTCGCAGTGTCGCCACAGGGGCGGACCAGCGTCGGCGCAGCGCGATGAGGCGCAGCCCGAAGACCAGCACGACGGCGGCGGTGAGCGGCGCGGGGCCAGTCTGCCCGGTGACGTACAGCAGCACCACTGTCACCGATCCGGCGAGGGCGGCCAGCGCGTAGATCTCCCGGCGCAGCACCACAGGGATCTCGGCGGTGAGCAGGTCCCGGCAGAGCCCACCGCCGATTGCGGTGAGCATGCCGATCAGGCAGGCGCCGACCGCCGGCACGCCGGCGTCGAGCGCCTTGAGCGTGCCGGTGACTGTGAAAAGGCCGAGGCCCGCAGCGTCCAGCACCAGCACTGTGGTGCGCAGTCGGGCGAGTTGGGGATGCAGCCAGAAGACGGCGAGGGCGGTGATCGCGGCGGTGGCCGCGTACCGCCAGTCGGCGAAGGCCAGTGGCGGGACCTCGTCGATGACCAGGTCGCGGAAGATTCCGCCGCCGAGGGCGGCCACGAACCCGACGAACGCGACACCGAACAGGTCGAGTCGCTTGGCCACCGCCGCAGAGGCCCCGGAGGCGGCGAAGACGGCCACTCCGGTCAGGTCGGCAAGGAGCAGGCCGGTGGAGGTGGTCACCGCCGCAGGCTACGTCGCCGGCCCGAAGACCTGCCTCAGTTCACTCCCGGTACGAGTCGTAGATCTCCTTGCACTTGGGGCAGACCGGCGAGCCCGGCTTTGCCGCCTTGGTGACCGGGAAGGTCTCCCCGCAGAGAGCGACGACGAAGGTGCCCATGACGGCACTCTCGGCGATCTTCTCCTTGCGGACGTAGTGGAACATCTCGGGACCGGTGTCGGCGTCCTTCAGTTCCGGACGCTCGAGAACCTCTGTGCTCACGTTGGCACCTCCGGCCGTCAAGTTTGGCAGGTCAAAACGGATGGGTCCACTTGAGGTCTGTCCGGAACCGACCCGTACCGTGCCCGATGTGACTGACTTTCGCATCAGCTACGGCACCGAAGTGGCCGAAGCCCTGCACGACGGGCGGCCCGTTGTCGCCCTGGAGAGCACAATCGTCTCGCACGGCCTGCCCCGCCCGGAAAACCTCCGGGTGGCGCGGGAGATCGAGCTTGCGGTCCGGGACGCCGGGGCGGTGCCGGCGACGATCGGCATGATCCGTGGCGAGCTTGTGGTCGGCCTCGATGACGCGCAGCTCACAAGGCTCGCGACCGTCGATGGTGTGGCCAAGCTCTCGGTCCGTGACCTGGCGGTGGGTGCGGCGACGGGCGCGGACGGAGCGACCACGGTGGCCGCGACCAGCGCGGTCGCTGCGGCGGCCGGCATCGAGGTGTTCGCCACCGGTGGGCTGGGCGGCGTGCACCGGGAGGCGGCGCACACCTTCGACGAGTCCGCCGACCTCATCACGCTGGCCCGGACCCCGATCACCGTGGTCTGCGCCGGCGTCAAGTCGATCCTCGACGTGGGCGCCACGCTGGAGCGGTTGGAGACCCTCGGCGTCGCGGTCGTCGGTTACCGCACCCACCGGTTCCCCGGGTTCTACCTCACCGACGGCGGCTTCGACCTGGACTGGTCGCTGGACTCGCCGGAGCAGATCGCCGCGGCTCTGGCCGCCCGTGACGCGCAGGCCGTCCACACCGGCGGCCTGATCGTCGCCAATCCGCTGCCGGTCGACGAGCAGTTGGACCCGGAACTGCACGACCGGACCCTCGCCGACGGCCTGGCCCTGCTGGAGCGCGACGGGGTGACCGGCAAGGCCGTCACGCCGTACCTGCTGGCGCACTTCCACTCGGCCACCGAGGGGGCGAGCCTGACGGTGAACGTCCGGATCATCCTGCGCAACGCCGATCTTGCCGCCCGGATCGCGGTGGCCTCGGCCGCCCGCACCGCTACGCCGGCATGACCCGACCGGCCCGGATGGTCGTCGTCGGGGACGTGATCACCGACGTGCTCGCGGTGCTGTCCGGTCCACTGGCGGCCGGTTCGGACACCAGGGCCGAGATCAGCCTCGGTGGTGGCGGGCAGGCGGCCAACACCGCCGCCTGGGTCGCCGCGCAGAAGGTGCCGGTCACGCTCGTCGCGGCGGTCGGTGACGACGACGCGGGGCGTGACCGGCTGGCCGAGTTGGAGCGGGCCGGCGTCGACTGCGCGCTCGAGCGGGTCGAGGACGCCCCGACCGGCACTGTGATCGTGCTGGCCACCGACGGCGAGCGGACCATGGTCAGCCAGCGGGGCGCGAACCTGCGGCTCAGCGCCGAGCACGTCGACCGCGCCCTCGCCCAGACGCCCGACGCCGGGCATCTGCACCTGTCCGCGTACACCCTGTTGGACGACGCGTCGCGCGGCGCGGGGCTGCGGGCGTTGGCCGCCGCCCGCGAGCGTGGGCTCACCACGAGCGTCGACGCGGCCTCCGCGGCGCCGCTGCGGCGGGTGGGCGCGGCGGCCTTCCTGAGTTGGGTACGCGAGGTCGACCTGCTGCTTGTCAACGCGGACGAGGCCACGGTGCTGGCCGGCGGGTTGGACCCGGCGGCGCAGGGGCGGGCGTTGTCGGCGACGGCCCGGCGGGTGGTGGTCAAGGGCGGCGCGGCGGGGGCGGTCTGGGTCGACCGGTGGGCCACCGTCAGCGTGGCGACGGCCCGGCGGGTGACGGTGGTGGACGTCACGGGGGCCGGGGACGCCTTCGCGGCCGGGCTGCTCACCGCGTGGCTGGCAGGTGCCACGCCGACCGCTGCCCTGGATCGCGCCACCGAACTGGGCGCGCTCGCCGTCTCGACAGTGGGGGCGCGACCACGGCCGTGATCTGTCGGGCCCTGGCCCGCGCGGCGCGGGTCAGGGTTCGGCGTCGATGATCTTGTGCGGGTGCTCCTCGGTGGTGAGGCTCATCGGCGGGGAGTCGTCCGTCCGGCGGGGGCGGAAGCGGTTGGCCAGCCGGTGCTCCTCCTTGGGCGGCCTGTCGTTGGCCAGCAGCACCGCCAGCCACGGGATGACCACCATGCCAAGGGCGCACAGGGGCAGCCAGAGCCACAGCAGCGGGGCCTTCACGCCGACCAGGATCGCGCCAGCGACGATGCAGGCCACCCGGATGCCCATCATCAGGACATAGCGGCGCTGACGGCTCGTGAGCTGATCGTTCTGGCTGCGCGAGGCGTCGGTGATCAGAATCGGCTGGTACGCCTGACGCTTCACCTTGGACCTCCTCGAGGGGGTTACGCCTCATCCTGTCACCGCGAAGCCGTGATCAGCGAAATTTGCCGCATACCGCGTCGTGTTACGCGCGTGGTACGCTGCGCCCCGTGGGCAGCAGGTTCAGCTTCACCGACGAGGCGTTGGCCAACCTGAGGGTCTACGACGTCACACCCGGGGAAGTCTGGGAGGCGCTGCACAGCGCCCGACGGGTCATCCGCCACCTGGGCGACGACGTGATGGTGGTCTACGCCGCCGCCCGACGGGGTCGCCGACTGGCGGTGCTGCTCGCCGAAGCCGATGGCAGCGACAACGACTGGGACATCCTCTCCGCCCGCGAGCTGAGCGACGTCGAGTCCAAGCGCTACGACGAGGCCGTGCGGAGAGATCGCCGATGAGGGGGGCCGTGACGATGCACCGTAACGACGCGACCAAGCAGTTCCACAGCGGCGACGACCGGATCGCCGAGTTGATCGACCATAGTCCGGCGGTGGACCTGCCCACCCCCGACACCGACGTGCCGATGGTGAGCCGATCGGTCCGGCTGCCGCTGGACACCTACGAGCGGGTCCGCGCCGCCGCCGACGCCCGGGGCATCGGCGTCACCACGCTGATGCGGCAGTGGATCGAGGCCGGCCTGGCCGACCTGGACGACTCGGCCACCGTCTCGCTCGCCGACGTCCGGCGCGCGCTGGCCTCGCTGGCCCACCCGACCGCCGCCTGAGCGCACCGCTCAGCCGTCGGCGGCCTTCGCCTTCGCGGCCGCCTTCATCTGCTGCTTGTACTCCCGCACCCGGCGCAGCGAGTCGGCGTCGGTGACGTCGGCCACCGACCGGTACGCGCCAGGGTCGCCGTAGCCACCGGCCGCCTTCCGCCAGTCCTGCGGCGTCACCCCGAACCGCTTGCCGAGCAGGGCCACGAAGATCTGCGCCTTCTGCTTGCCGAAGCCGGGCAGCTCGCCGACCCGGCGCAGCAGCTCCGGCCCGTCGGTGACGTCCGACCAGAGCAGCGCCGCGTCCCCGTCGTAGCGCTCCACCAGGACCCGGCAGACCTCCTGCACCCGGGCCGCCATCGCCTTCGGGAACCGGTGCAGCGCGGGCGGCTGGGCGAAGAGCGCCACCAGCGCGTCCCCGTCGTACCCGGCCAGCTCCGCCGCGTCCAGATCGTGACCGAGCCGCTGGCTCAGCACGTACGGCGAGGAGAACGCCTTCTCCATCGGCACCTGCTGGTCCAGGGTCATACCGATGAGCAGGGCCAGCGGGCTGCGCTCCAGCAGCCGGTTGGCTTCGGGGTCGATGGGAAGCACGAGCGTCATGCGGACATCTTGCCGGGTCGGCCGGGTGCGGATGGACCGCCGCGCTAACCTCGGCGCGTCTCGCCGGCCGCGTAGCTGGGACCGGGGACATGTTGCCGATACTCTCGGTGGGTCCCCAGAAGGAGGTGGCCGTGCCGAGCCTGGAGAGGCCACGCGTCGAGTACCGCACACCGGAGGACCTAGTCCGAGACGTCACCGCCGGACTGGTACGGATCCCACCATTCCAACGATCCTTCAAGTGGGAAGCGGCTGACATCGTCCGGCTCTTCGACAGCCTGCTACGGGGGTTTCCAATTGGAAATCTTCTGCTGTGGCGACGTCCGGCACCGGCGCAGCGGCTCCAGGTCGGCCCGCTGGAAGTCGTAGCTCCCGAGACAGCCGCAGCTCTCTGGGTAGTCGATGGCCAGCAGCGCATCGTGTCTCTCGTCGGCGCATTGACCCGGGCGGACCGCTCTGTCGACCCGCGCTTCCGGGTTCATCTGGACCTGGACACCGGCGAGTTTCACACAATCGGCAACCGTCAACGACCGCCGCGTTCCTGGGTGCCGGTCAGCTCTCTGTTGGACACCGCAGTCCTACTACGATGGATGCGCGACAACTCCGACTGGCTCTCGGAGGAGCAACTCGCCCTCGCCGACCAGGC from Micromonospora profundi harbors:
- a CDS encoding DUF3039 domain-containing protein, encoding MSTEVLERPELKDADTGPEMFHYVRKEKIAESAVMGTFVVALCGETFPVTKAAKPGSPVCPKCKEIYDSYRE
- a CDS encoding DUF3099 domain-containing protein, translating into MKRQAYQPILITDASRSQNDQLTSRQRRYVLMMGIRVACIVAGAILVGVKAPLLWLWLPLCALGMVVIPWLAVLLANDRPPKEEHRLANRFRPRRTDDSPPMSLTTEEHPHKIIDAEP
- a CDS encoding HhH-GPD-type base excision DNA repair protein yields the protein MTLVLPIDPEANRLLERSPLALLIGMTLDQQVPMEKAFSSPYVLSQRLGHDLDAAELAGYDGDALVALFAQPPALHRFPKAMAARVQEVCRVLVERYDGDAALLWSDVTDGPELLRRVGELPGFGKQKAQIFVALLGKRFGVTPQDWRKAAGGYGDPGAYRSVADVTDADSLRRVREYKQQMKAAAKAKAADG
- a CDS encoding pseudouridine-5'-phosphate glycosidase, giving the protein MTDFRISYGTEVAEALHDGRPVVALESTIVSHGLPRPENLRVAREIELAVRDAGAVPATIGMIRGELVVGLDDAQLTRLATVDGVAKLSVRDLAVGAATGADGATTVAATSAVAAAAGIEVFATGGLGGVHREAAHTFDESADLITLARTPITVVCAGVKSILDVGATLERLETLGVAVVGYRTHRFPGFYLTDGGFDLDWSLDSPEQIAAALAARDAQAVHTGGLIVANPLPVDEQLDPELHDRTLADGLALLERDGVTGKAVTPYLLAHFHSATEGASLTVNVRIILRNADLAARIAVASAARTATPA
- a CDS encoding carbohydrate kinase family protein; the protein is MTRPARMVVVGDVITDVLAVLSGPLAAGSDTRAEISLGGGGQAANTAAWVAAQKVPVTLVAAVGDDDAGRDRLAELERAGVDCALERVEDAPTGTVIVLATDGERTMVSQRGANLRLSAEHVDRALAQTPDAGHLHLSAYTLLDDASRGAGLRALAAARERGLTTSVDAASAAPLRRVGAAAFLSWVREVDLLLVNADEATVLAGGLDPAAQGRALSATARRVVVKGGAAGAVWVDRWATVSVATARRVTVVDVTGAGDAFAAGLLTAWLAGATPTAALDRATELGALAVSTVGARPRP
- a CDS encoding DEAD/DEAH box helicase, encoding MAARTPVLETFPALRAWQRKALVEYLRRRTEDFTAVATPGAGKTTFALRIAAELLADGTVEAVTVVAPTEHLKNQWADAAARVGIQLDAAFRNADLHSAADFHGAVVTYAQVGMAPQVHRRRTMTRRTLVILDEIHHAGDSRSWGDGVKNAFEPAVRRLMLTGTPFRSDDNPIPFVSYERGGDGLLRSRADSVYGYSDALRDGVVRPVLFLAYSGETRWRTNAGEELAARLGEPMTQDLVAQAWRTALDPAGDWMPQVLRAADARLTVLRNAGMPDAGGLIIATDQQTARSYAKLIEQVTGEKAAVVLSDDQGASARIATFAASEQRWLVAVRMVSEGVDIPRLAVGVYATSASTPLYFAQAIGRFVRARRPGETASVFLPSVPHLLGLASEMETERDHVLGKPKEADGLDDDLLERAQRDDQASGELEKRFAALSATAELDQVIFDGASFGTAAQAGTPEEEEYLGLPGLLTADQVSLLLTKRQTEQLAAQRRRTAERAAQPAAAPTAAPPAPMSAAQRRVALRRQLNALVAARHHRTGQPHGKIHAELRRLCGGPPSAQATIEQLEERIATVQTL
- a CDS encoding trimeric intracellular cation channel family protein codes for the protein MTTSTGLLLADLTGVAVFAASGASAAVAKRLDLFGVAFVGFVAALGGGIFRDLVIDEVPPLAFADWRYAATAAITALAVFWLHPQLARLRTTVLVLDAAGLGLFTVTGTLKALDAGVPAVGACLIGMLTAIGGGLCRDLLTAEIPVVLRREIYALAALAGSVTVVLLYVTGQTGPAPLTAAVVLVFGLRLIALRRRWSAPVATLRPPRTGGADPRTDREW